The DNA region CGTTGCCCTGGCCGACGTAGCCGATCGAGCGGCGGACCGCCGCGCGGGAGCGTACGACGTCGTGGCCGGCGACCTCGGCGGTGCCGGAGGTGGGCGGGATGAGCGTGGTCAGCATCCGCAGGGTGGTCGACTTGCCGGCTCCGTTGGGGCCGAGGAAGGCGACGAGCTCGCCCTGGTGGATCTCGAGGTCGAGCCCGCGTACGGCCTCGACGGTCTTCTTTCCGCGGGTGAAGTGCCGGGTCAGAGCCTCGGTGCGGATCACCGGCCGCTGGTTGGTGTGGTTCGTCATGTCTCCAGCCTCGGAGGTCATCCGGCCAGTTTCTGTCCGCTTTTGAAAATTTTTTGCGAGATCCGGTTTAGAAGTCCGGTGAGTGGGTAAGAGGGAGATAGCGCGACGACGGTCGGCTCGAGGAGGGGGCGAGCCGACCGTCGCGCGATCTCGGGCTGGTCTTCGCGAATCAGGTCACGACCTGGCCGCAATGGCGCTTAAGGTCGTGGCATGAGTACGAGCGCCCGGATGCTGCAGCTCCTCTCCCTGCTGCAGACCCACCGTTTCTGGCCCGGCACGGAGCTGTCCGTACGCCTCGAGGTCAGCGAGCGCACGCTGCGCCGTGACATCGAGCGGCTGCGCGATCTCGGCTACGACGTCGATGCCACCCGCGGGGTGGCCGGCGGCTACCAGCTTCGCGCCGGCAACGCGCTGCCGCCGTTGCTGCTCGACGACGAGGAGGCGGTGGCGATCGCGGTCGGGCTGCGCACGGCCGCGGCCGGCCTGGTCGCCGGGATGGGCGACACCTCCGCCCAGGCGCTGGGGAAGGTCGTCGCGCTGATGCCGCCCCGGCTGCGCCGGCGGATGGACGCGGTGACCTCGCAGACCGACTCCCTCCCGTGGGGCGGCCGGGTGCCGCTGGACGCCGGTGTGCTCGGCGTCCTGGCGCAGGCCTGTCGCGACGACGAGGCGCTCACGTTCACCTATCAGGCGCCCGAGGCCGAGCCGACCCAGCGCCGCGTCGAGCCGCACCGGCTGGTCACGCTCGGCAACCGCTGGTATCTCCTCGCCTACGACCGGGTCCGCCACGACTGGCGCTCCTTCCGGGTCGACCGGATCAGCGACCCGACGACCACCGGCCAGACCTTCCGTCCGCGGGAGATCCCCGGAGGCGACGCGGCCTCCTACGTGCAGGCGGGGATCCGCTCCCGGGCCGCGACCTACGACATCTGTGTCCTGATCCACGTCGAGCCCGACGTGGTCGCGCGGCGGGTGGGGCGCTGGGGCGAGGTCGAGGCAGCCGAGGGCGGCTGCCGGCTGCGGATGCAGGCCGACGACCTGGGCTGGCCGATGATGATCCTCGCCGGGGTCGAGGCCGAGTTCACGGTCGAGCAGCCGGCCGAGCTGGCCGAGCTGGTCAGGCAGGCGGGAGAGCGGTTCGTCCGTTCAGGCGTTTCGGGTTAGCCACTCCTCGCGCAGGAGCCCGTAGACCACCAGGTCCCGGCGTTCGCCCGGGTAGGCCTGCGCGCCGCGCATGGTGCCCTCGTGGGTGAACCCGAGCCGCTCGGCGACCGCACGGCTGCGCTTGTTGTGGACCGAGGTGTCGATGATCGCCCGGGCGATGTCGTACTCGTTGAAGAGC from Nocardioides luteus includes:
- a CDS encoding helix-turn-helix transcriptional regulator, which codes for MSTSARMLQLLSLLQTHRFWPGTELSVRLEVSERTLRRDIERLRDLGYDVDATRGVAGGYQLRAGNALPPLLLDDEEAVAIAVGLRTAAAGLVAGMGDTSAQALGKVVALMPPRLRRRMDAVTSQTDSLPWGGRVPLDAGVLGVLAQACRDDEALTFTYQAPEAEPTQRRVEPHRLVTLGNRWYLLAYDRVRHDWRSFRVDRISDPTTTGQTFRPREIPGGDAASYVQAGIRSRAATYDICVLIHVEPDVVARRVGRWGEVEAAEGGCRLRMQADDLGWPMMILAGVEAEFTVEQPAELAELVRQAGERFVRSGVSG